One stretch of Podospora bellae-mahoneyi strain CBS 112042 chromosome 2, whole genome shotgun sequence DNA includes these proteins:
- a CDS encoding hypothetical protein (EggNog:ENOG503P0F8; COG:E) translates to MKIACLQFAPQVGDVDNNLNRADAVLNKARMGDLDGLDLLVLPELAFTGYNFKSLQHISPCLERRDSGISSLWARTTALKHDCAVVVGYPEKVDVSARWPANPEHYNSALIVNRDGDTVGNYRKLHLFYTDETWALQGRDGFFRGNVEGLGNVALGICTDINPYEVETPWEAFEFGFHVMEAHANVVIVSMAWQSQQDPSQYTRRPHEPDLEALVYWVQRLEPLIREDSEEEIIVVFCNRTGAEDDVMYSGTSAVLGIRGGEVYVYGVLGRGVKELLVVDTDQPPLSKLTDASGVEAENPYAEETDVETEPVKRRAQALEIQIPAQETPKELPTSHPISSRIEAVSATPKSASSARLPWLAPAEPDAQSPSNPRSPTRLQIPVTPVRPSAEEFTLIDSAIAEDIAIPTARSSRTPSPDLKAASRPSRLSIPMTPWKFRDKASPYPWQYRDGSQSALFGGGACMTPITPFEVEEGWLGTPIDAKPPNWYWKHDHSLSAVKEAIQEEEEVSPGSSSKPTQKVGGLEPAKTQQDASKVRDATPIDTEPPNWYWKHEPQLSSLDEILHEDAEGEQTEAGESPRPEQAAPSKPTSTTVAEDVWVATPIDNEVPDWYWKHEQTLPSLNETAQEEPEEDEPEAKQQESSRLRQVSAEDVWVATPIDNEVPDWYWKHEQTLPSLDETEDDPPQNAPQPATITTTTPAEEEEGEEEEEDHTPTPIDEEPPDWHWKHEQTLTPLDEEHPSPSHSQDWADLSSVLASFKIHPKSALSNSSAAQDIGAERPSSPKSRNASRSRQIYSSMENYDWEQGQQQARGGGMQVLGSGGGGDGGGVRRQPSRLRNVVMIGDGVSDVEEEEEQAHARGRVGPRYRSVSRGRQPGRVRGAGMEVERSGSRHRVLLQQNSLRDGISLPRQSCQNLQDKRPEQQQDDSYRQHKPSIDYAALPNWPFPPSPEDIIKPAGTLSNLSVVTVDDDHSPETPKMMGMGMAISPVGEGHEEFEYGYRHGEWDGWEGSKRSLLNEEWEGRRGRRGRA, encoded by the exons ATGAAGATTGCCTGTCTACAGTTTGCGCCTCAGGTCGGGGATGtcgacaacaacctcaaccggGCTGATGCCGTACTGAACAAGGCGCGCATGGGGGATCTTGATGGTTTGGACTTGCTTGTACTGCCGGAACTTGCCTTTACAG GTTACAACTTCAAGTCGCTACAACACATCTCTCCCTGTTTGGAACGTCGTGACTCTGGAATCAGCTCTCTCTGGGCTCGAACTACCGCCCTGAAACACGATTGCGCCGTTGTAGTAGGGTATCCGGAGAAGGTGGACGTGAGCGCAAGATGGCCAGCGAACCCAGAGCACTACAACTCAGCTCTCATCGTAAACCGAGATGGCGATACTGTTGGCAACTACCGGAAGCTACACCTATTTTATACCGATGAGACCTGGGCACTCCAAGGGCGGGATGGTTTCTTTCGGGGCAATGTCGAAGGCTTGGGGAACGTTGCTTTGGGTATTTGCACTGACATAAA TCCATACGAGGTGGAAACACCATGGGAAGCTTTCGAATTCGGATTTCACGTCATGGAAGCACACGCAAATGTGGTCATAGTCAGCATGGCCTGGCAATCTCAACAGGATCCCAGCCAATACACCCGTCGGCCTCACGAGCCGGATCTCGAGGCCCTGGTGTACTGGGTTCAGCGTCTTGAGCCTTTGATCCGGGAGGatagtgaggaggagattatCGTCGTCTTTTGCAACCGGACTGGTGCTGAAGACGATGTGATGTACTCGGGAACAAGTGCCGTCTTGGGCATCAGAGGAGGGGAAGTTTACGTGTATGGGGTCCTCGGACGTGGAGTGAAGGAGTTACTTGTGGTCGACACGGACCAGCCTCCACTCAGCAAGTTGACCGATGCCTCAggggtcgaggccgagaaTCCTTACGCCGAGGAAACCGACGTCGAGACTGAGCCCGTCAAGCGCCGTGCGCAGGCCCTCGAGATCCAGATACCGGCCCAGGAGACGCCCAAAGAGCTACCAACATCGCATCCGATCAGCAGTCGCATAGAGGCTGTGTCAGCAACCCCCAAGTCTGCGTCTTCTGCTCGGTTACCCTGGCTTGCACCAGCTGAGCCCGATGCCCAGAGTCCCAGCAACCCCCGATCACCTACTCGACTGCAGATACCTGTAACACCAGTGCGACCGAGTGCGGAAGAATTCACTCTCATCGACAGCGCCATTGCCGAAGACATTGCCATTCCCACAGCAAGATCATCGCGGACTCCAAGCCCGGACCTGAAGGCAGCATCGCGTCCTTCGAGGCTATCAATACCAATGACCCCGTGGAAGTTTCGAGACAAGGCCAGCCCTTACCCATGGCAATACCGAGATGGGTCGCAGTCAGCTctttttggtgggggagctTGCATGACGCCAATAACACCGtttgaagttgaggagggctGGTTGGGGACACCCATTGATGCTAAGCCACCAAACTGGTACTGGAAGCACGATCACTCACTCTCCGCCGTCAAAGAGGCGAtacaagaggaggaagaggtgtCGCCGGGGAGCTCCTCAAAGCCAACCCAGAAGGTGGGAGGGCTTGAACCAGCAAAGACACAGCAAGACGCCTCGAAAGTCCGAGATGCCACACCGATCGACACAGAACCGCCAAATTGGTACTGGAAACACGAGCCACAGTTGTCTTCTCTTGACGAGATACTCCACGAGGATGCAGAAGGTGAACAAACCGAGGCAGGAGAGAGCCCCAGACCGGAACAAGCCGCACCGTCAAAACCCACTAGTACCACCGTGGCAGAGGATGTCTGGGTAGCCACACCCATCGACAATGAAGTTCCAGATTGGTACTGGAAACACGAGCAAACGCTACCCTCCCTCAACGAAACAGCACAAGAGGAGCCTGAAGAGGACGAGCCAGAagcaaaacaacaagaaTCATCCAGACTACGCCAAGTCTCAGCAGAGGACGTCTGGGTAGCAACCCCAATCGACAACGAGGTCCCAGACTGGTACTGGAAACACGAACAAACACTGCCCTCCCTTGACGAGACAGAAGACGACCCGCCACAGAATGCCCCCCAACcagccaccatcaccaccaccaccccagcagaagaagaagaaggagaagaagaagaagaagaccacacccccacccccataGACGAAGAACCCCCCGATTGGCACTGGAAACACGAACAGACCCTCACTCCCCTCGACGAGGAACacccatccccttcccactcccaaGACTGGGCAGACCTCTCCTCTGTGTTGGCTAGTTTCAAGATACACCCAAAGTCAGCGTTGAGCAACTCCAGTGCTGCGCAGGATATTGGTGCGGAGAGGCCTAGCTCGCCCAAATCGCGGAATGCGAGTCGGTCGAGGCAGATTTATAGCTCGATGGAGAATTATGATTGGGAgcaggggcagcagcaggcgagGGGGGGTGGTATGCAGGTCcttggtagtggtggtggtggtgatggtggtggggtgaggAGGCAGCCGTCGCGGTTGAGGAATGTTGTGATGATAGGGGATGGTGTttctgatgttgaggaggaggaagagcaagcTCACGCCCGAGGGAGGGTTGGGCCCAGATACCGGAGTGTAAGTCGTGGTCGCCAACCTGGGCGGGTGAGGGGGGCAGGGATGGAGGTTGAGAGGTCGGGTTCGAGGCATAGGGTTTTGCTACAGCAGAACAGTCTACGAGATGGCATATCCCTACCGCGACAAAGTTGCCAAAATTTGCAAGACAAGCGGCCAGAACAGCAACAGGACGACAGTTATCGACAGCACAAACCAAGCATAGATTACGCCGCGCTGCCTAACTggccttttcccccttcgCCGGAGGATATCATTAAACCGGCTGGGACTTTGTCGAATCTGTCCGTGGTGACGGTGGACGATGATCACAGTCCGGAGACGCCcaagatgatggggatggggatggcgaTTTCgccggtgggggaggggcatgAGGAGTTTGAGTATGGGTATCGTCATGGTGAGTGGGacggttgggaggggagtaAGAGGAGTTTGTTGaatgaggagtgggaggggaggagggggaggagggggagggcttgA
- a CDS encoding hypothetical protein (EggNog:ENOG503P4AI) yields MPSTAARLALAALVTVTTSPLAANALLGTPGSPCEKHCSNQQDHTARDEIVCDRSSIGKTAAGIVWENCINCQLRSNYTSGTMSDQAALLYNLRFAMDTCLWHSGDSTPCTGSTACGPLEDAVEFRRNDTSGRTPHGFCDLWEENFIPRCSPCLAGEQRGRGLFLNNYLWILEAACEQKPDPGYTIAIQGEVFGENTVTIVPPETTLVGVPTPDYGPVSLGARVGIAFGGIALLLVLAGFFIVCNGKRRRRAFLRELEKRHAQANHRYGGGGGDMFETPVSQRPLRGWENESPVSAATEATERTLPRYISPYTSTYNSPVSGPGGSATVAANWPSLSPQQMHSQRLDQLLQQQSPAHGSPPPAFTQWPSVGQEKMVMQTYTQHEKRQNEIAIGLALGGDEASLRSKPSNGTMNNDRYGYPVEDKGKQRDEVYELKEVESPYNGHGGEGMVHGSNNPYYQMPSPPQAPVLHHPGYGRAHGSRPGSGDKGATGLGLQSVPVS; encoded by the exons ATGCCGTCCACTGCTGCTCGCCTTGCCCTCGCGGCTCTGGTGACAGTAACGACCTCACCGCTGGCCGCCAACGCTCTGCTGGGCACACCTGGATCACCATGCGAGAAGCACTGCAGCAACCAGCAGGACCACACGGCGCGGGATGAGATTGTTTGTGATAGGAGCAGCATAGGGAAGACAGCGGCTGGGATAGTATGGGAGAACTGCATCAATTGTCAGCTGAGGAGCAACTACACATCTGGGACCATGTCGGATCAGGCTGCTTTGCTTT ACAACCTTCGATTTGCCATGGACACCTGCCTATGGCATAGTGGCGACAGCACACCATGCACCGGATC GACAGCATGCGGTCCGCTGGAAGATGCCGTGGAGTTTCGCAGGAATGACACTTCCGGTCGAACCCCACACGGCTTTTGTGACCTATGGGAAGAGAACTTTATTCCTCGATGCTCACCATGCCTAGCTGGTGAACAGCGAGGTCGcggcctcttcctcaacaactacCTCTGGATCCTCGAGGCTGCTTGCGAACAAAAACCAGATCCAGGATATACCATCGCCATCCAAGGCGAAGTCTTTGGTGAAAACACCGTCACCATCGTTCCACCAGAAACCACCCTCGTCGGCGTCCCAACACCAGATTATGGTCCTGTCTCCCTCGGCGCTAGGGTGGGCATCGCCTTTGGTGGCAttgcgcttcttcttgttctggCCGGCTTCTTCATTGTCTGCAAtggcaagagaagaagacgggcTTTTTTAAGGGAGCTGGAAAAGCGCCACGCGCAAGCAAACCACAGGtatggtggcggaggaggtgacaTGTTTGAGACACCGGTTAGTCAGCGACCACttagggggtgggagaatgAGAGTCCTGTCTCTGCAGCCACCGAGGCGACGGAACGAACACTACCGCGATATATCTCGCCATACACGAGCACCTACAACAGCCCCGTTTCTGGACCAGGAGGGTCGGCGACGGTAGCGGCAAACTGGCCGTCGTTGTCACCACAGCAGATGCACAGCCAACGACTGGATCAGTTATTACAGCAGCAGTCACCTGCGCACGGGTCCCCGCCACCGGCTTTTACACAGTGGCCTTCGGTTGGGCAGGAGAAGATGGTTATGCAGACGTATACGCAGCACGAGAAGCGACAGAATGAGATTGCTATCGGGCTTGCgctgggaggggatgaggcgAGCTTGAGGAGCAAGCCGTCCAATGGGACGATGAATAATGATCGGTATGGGTACCCGGTGGAGGACAAGGGGAAGCAGAGGGATGAGGTGTATGAGTTGAAGGAGGTCGAGAGTCCGTATAATGGGCacggtggggaggggatggtgcaTGGGAGTAATAATCCTTATTATCAGATGCCGAGCCCACCACAGGCACCGGTGCTGCACCACCCTGGTTATGGGAGAGCACATGGGAGTCGGCCTGGGTCGGGGGATAAGGGGGCGACGGGGCTGGGGTTGCAGAGTGTGCCTGTCTCATGA
- the CBF5 gene encoding centromere/microtubule-binding protein cbf5 (EggNog:ENOG503NVVD; COG:J) yields MSVSKDVIMPSSAPAPPVNDNELPLLLKGYNDMLVRTNHWTPIPYGCAPHKRDIKSYISSGVINLDKPSNPSSHEVVAWLKRMLRVEKTGHSGTLDPKVTGCLIVCVDRATRLVKAQQGAGKEYVCVIRLHDKVPGGEAAFAQALETLTGALFQRPPLISAVKRQLRIRTIHESKLIEFDNDRHLGVFWVSCEAGTYIRTLCVHLGLLLGVGAHMQELRRVRSGVMSEDDGKLVTLHDVLDAQWAYDNGGDETLLRKVIHPLETLLCTYKRLVVKDTAVNAICYGAKLTLPGLLRYSKDIDVHEEVVLITTKGEAIAIGIAQMSTVEMSTCDHGVVAKVKRCIMERDLYPRRWGLGPTAIEKKKLKSDGKLDKYGRANENTPAAWKASYQDYSESQQSAEAAAQEAAVPPTPVKAAEPAAAPAASSPVREEKEKKRKSKHEGETAEEKAERKKAKKEKKEKKSKKDAEDSE; encoded by the exons ATGTCCGTCTCCAAGGATGTCATCATGCCCTCGTCGGCTCCCGCTCCCCCTGTGAACGACAATgagctccccctccttctgaAGGGCTACAACGACATGCTCGTCCGCACCAACCATTGGACCCCCATCCCCTATGGTTGTGCCCCCCACAAGCGTGATATCAAGTCCTACATCTCCAGCGGTGTTATCAACCTTGACAAGCCTtccaacccttcctcccacgAGGTTGTCGCCTGGCTCAAGCGCATGCTTCG CGTTGAGAAGACTGGTCACTCTGGTACCCTTGATCCCAAGGTCACTGGCTGCTTGA TTGTCTGCGTTGATCGCGCTACTCGTCTCGTCAAGGCCCAGCAGGGCGCTGGTAAGGAGTACGTTTGCGTGATCCGTCTCCACGACAAGGTCCCTGGTGGCGAGGCTGCCTTCGCTCAGGCCCTCGAGACCCTCACTGGTGCTCTTTTCCAGCGGCCCCCTCTTATTTCGGCCGTCAAGCGTCAGCTCCGTATCCGTACCATCCACGAGAGCAAGCTCATTGAGTTCGACAATGACCGCCACCTTGGTGTCTTCTGGGTGTCTTGCGAGGCCGGCACCTACATTCGTACTCTCTGCGTTCACCTTGGTCTTCTCCTCGGTGTTGGCGCTCACATGCAGGAGCTTCGCCGTGTCCGCTCCGGTGTCATGTCTGAGGACGATGGCAAGCTTGTCACGCTTCACGATGTTCTCGATGCCCAGTGGGCCTACGACAACGGCGGTGACGAAACCCTCCTTCGCAAGGTCATCCACCCCCTGGAGACTCTCTTGTGCACTTACAAGCGTCTCGTTGTTAAGGATACCGCTGTCAACGCCATCTGCTACGGTGCCAAGCTCACGTTGCCCGGTCTGTTGAGATACTCCAAGGACATTGATGTGcacgaggaggttgttctcatcaccaccaagggtGAGGCTATTGCTATTGGTATTGCGCAGATGAGCACTGTCGAGATGTCGACCTGCGACCACGGCGTCGTTGCCAAGGTCAAGCGCTGCATCATGGAGCGCGACCTTTACCCCCGCCGCTGGGGTCTCGGCCCTACTGCcattgagaagaagaagttgaagTCCGATGGCAAGCTTGACAAGTATGGCCGCGCCAATGAGaacacccccgccgcctgGAAGGCCAGCTACCAGGATTACTCTGAGTCCCAGCAGAGCGCTGAGGCTGCCGCCCAGGAGGCTGCtgtccctcccacccctgtCAAGGCTGCTGAGCCCGCTGCCGCTCCCGCCGCTTCCTCTCCTGttagggaggagaaggaaaagaagcgcAAGAGCAAGCACGAGGGCGAgaccgccgaggagaaggcggagcgcaagaaggccaagaaggaaaagaaggagaagaagtccaagaagGATGCTGAGGATAGCGAGTAA
- a CDS encoding hypothetical protein (CAZy:GH43; COG:G; EggNog:ENOG503P1F3): MLPTLVTLLLLLLLLHLSLLPLVTATASPLLNRDFPDPSILHDSSGTYYAFATSLLTGPSPKNIQVASAPSPLGPWTYLDIDPLPNPGSWTSGPGSLTWAPSVVRLSDNSYVMYYSGQLSGNNSAYHCIGAAKSTSSVTGPYTPLSQPIACPLSQGGAIDPAGFLDPLTGKRYLVYKVDGNSLGNGGSCGNSVAPQVPTPIVLQRVADDGITFVGERVTILDRTEEDGPLVEAPDLWFDWGTGTYVLFYSNHCWSEEGYSVNYATSGEVTGVYKRASKGSLVATGDGLGVVAPGGASAVGRVDEDGGGNRTSIVFHGNCGEGRCLFGVDVSIGLS; the protein is encoded by the exons ATGCTCCCCACGCTCgttaccctcctcctcctcctcctcctcctccacctctcgCTTCTCCCCCTCGTCACCGCGACCGCATCCCCGTTATTAAACCGTGATTTTCCC gacccctccatcctccacgACTCCTCAGGAACCTACTACGCCttcgccacctccctcctcaccggcccctccccaaaaaacaTCCAAGTCGCCTCCGCCCCTTCCCCGTTGGGACCGTGGACCTACCTCGACAtcgaccccctccccaacccgggCTCCTGGACCTCGGGCCCCGGCTCTTTGACCTGGGCCCCCTCGGTGGTCCGGCTATCAGACAACTCCTACGTGATGTACTACTCTGGCCAGCTCTCCGGCAACAACAGCGCATACCACTGCATCGGCGCCGCCAAgtcaacctcctccgtcaCAGGTCCGTACACACCCCTATCCCAGCCAATCGCTTGTCCCCTTTCCCAAGGCGGGGCGATCGACCCGGCCGGGTTCCTGGACCCCCTGACAGGGAAACGGTATCTGGTCTACAAGGTTGATGGGAACTCCCTCGGGAATGGGGGTTCGTGTGGGAACAGTGTTGCTCCTCAGGTTCCGACCCCGATAGTATTGCAGCGGGTGGCGGATGATGGGATCACTTTcgttggggagagggtcaCAATACTGGATcggacggaggaggatgggccGTTGGTGGAGGCGCCGGATTTGTGGTTTGActgggggacggggacgtATGTGCTTTTTTATAGTAATCATTGTTGGAGCGAGGAGGGGTACTCGGTGAATTATGCCACGAGCGGGGAGGTAACGGGGGTGTACAAGAGGGCGAGTAAGGGGAGTTTGGTTGCTAcgggggatgggttgggggttgtcgCGCCGGGGGGTGCGAGcgcggtggggagggtggatgaggacGGTGGGGGGAACAGGACGAGTATTGTTTTTCATGGGAActgtggggaggggaggtgttTGTTCGGGGTTGATGTTAGTATTGGGCTTTCGTGA
- a CDS encoding hypothetical protein (EggNog:ENOG503P54U; COG:S), with product MLLLPVVLLIPQLVSALQVTPNSPCASKCLDSDDLDASDPNSSHTRNSDVVCEDNKFSSAKGQKWQTCMSCLETSTFSQGGESDTMWFLYNLRYAAAFCVFGYPNGTSIGLDVCTTTKACGPLRDGVEHGLLDQKNMTAYSYCKAGAGGANDLSHYEGCLSCVAPHGSTNYLTNYFKAMEAGCAQQPAPGVPLGLNETVFSNNRITLVDPSAPKDDGDSAPAVGTTTIIGIVAGAVLLLLVGGGFAFVCLRKRKNKTRRASAEADFYSNFGVGGHGHRPQSSISFQCQTHMMSPRFWPGAEEGISPATEQSPTDTQLQRSSIYKPPMGGIDAISSYPTKENRYSVQQKQQDDSIAIAAHKMGMPLHQITTTLPPASPPQAYTASSEKVYYSPSDFKSPLSADSIRSTAALLPAIKPYIPAEYGVVGQAQPYPQPQVPSPAPTVTSFGQSPTSAVSAPGTGMTPLLRGNPWSAALEKPQRPVINVPPPPPQQKKGRESVMMVGLGIDAGAVPPKRKGTPTPTGSPVESVEIKTAFKAPPRR from the exons ATGCTTCTCCTACCGGTTGTTCTCCTTATCCCACAGCTTGTGTCGGCCCTCCAAGTAACACCAAACTCGCCATGCGCCTCGAAATGCCTAGATTCAGATGACCTCGATGCCTCAGATCCCAATTCGTCACACACAAGAAATTCAGATGTTGTTTGCGAGGACAACAAGTTTTCGTCGGCAAAGGGACAAAAGTGGCAGACATGCATGTCATGTCTAGAGACGAGCACCTTTTCGCAAGGTGGGGAGAGCGACACCATGTGGTTCTTGT ATAACCTTCGATATGCTGCTGCATTCTGCGTTTTTGGGTATCCCAATGGGACAAGTATCGGGCTAGATGTTTGCACCACAACCAAGGCCTGTGGACCATTACGAGACGGCGTCGAACACGGTCTTCTCGACCAAAAGAACATGACGGCGTACTCGTACTGCAAAGCCGGCGCAGGAGGTGCCAACGACCTTTCCCATTATGAAGGCTGCTTGTCTTGTGTTGCCCCCCATGGCTCGACAAACTACCTGACCAACTACTTCAAGGCGATGGAGGCCGGATGTGCCCAGCAACCGGCACCGGGTGTGCCTCTTGGCCTCAACGAGACTGTGTTCTCTAACAACCGAATCACACTTGTCGATCCATCAGCACCCAAGGACGATGGCGACAGCGCGCCGGCCGTTggcacaaccaccatcattgGTATCGTGGCTGGAGCGGTGTTGTTGCTTCTAGTTGGCGGAGGCTTCGCTTTCGTCTGCCTTCGCAAGAGGAAGAACAAGACCAGACGTGCCAGCGCCGAAGCCGACTTCTACAGCAACTTTGGTGTCGGCGGTCATGGCCACCGTCCCCAGTCATCTATCTCCTTCCAATGCCAGACACACATGATGTCCCCTCGCTTCTGGCCTGGAGCGGAAGAGGGCATCTCCCCTGCCACCGAGCAGAGCCCAACGGACACCCAACTCCAGAGGTCATCTATCTACAAGCCCCCCATGGGCGGCATCGACGCCATCTCTTCCTACCCCACCAAAGAAAACCGTTACAGTGTgcaacagaaacaacaagacgATTCCATCGCCATTGCTGCCCACAAGATGGGcatgcccctccaccaaatcaccaccacccttccccccgcctctcctccccaggcGTACACAGCCTCCTCCGAAAAAGTCTACTACTCCCCCTCAGACTTCAAGTCCCCCCTATCAGCCGACTCGATCCGCAGCACCGCTGCTCTTTTACCGGCTATCAAGCCCTACATCCCAGCTGAATACGGCGTCGTTGGTCAAGCGCAGCCctacccccaacctcaagtTCCCAGCCCAGCTCCCACCGTCACATCTTTTGGTCAAAGCCCAACGTCTGCCGTGTCAGCTCCAGGAACGGGGATGACGCCGCTGCTGAGGGGCAACCCTTGGTCCGCCGCTCTAGAGAAGCCCCAGCGTCCAGTTATAAATGtaccgccgcctccgccgcagcagaagaaggggagggagagcgtgatgatggttgggCTGGGGATTGATGCCGGGGCGGTGCCTcccaagaggaaggggacgccgacgccgacggGGAGTCCGGTGGAGAGTGTGGAGATCAAGACTGCTTTTAAggcgccgccgaggaggtga
- a CDS encoding hypothetical protein (EggNog:ENOG503P0RA; COG:S), with protein sequence MADEEKERAEKLAAAKKRVEAMKKKAKKTGKKTKDTGDEKDTATDTPATGTPEPTADAVAPPPPPPPAEEEEAVDSAGSPTLSAPPSSLAQASKARSTSFRQGSISLGSGAGGAGGLGPLSPGLGGEGGETAMDIYRKQQAKIEELEKEKGRWEKEAKELERKLGRVEGELEDLREAEGGKNDDGEAEKLKNEIEGLKRQNQQLMAQRKGHGGGGGSISVASPPPAAELERARETIQTMELEMGRLRAQVERLSAGGGENEQVAALEEKLGRAERAAGLAQREVGDLKVALERVSEKVVKEGSARSSAETKASQLEKEAKEVREEKERLVKKVEGLEKKVVTLTTLHKEHDARMQGLKREKEKLEKELGEVQGQLEKVEAENLKLRKKDAQEGGGDDEGVDELIDEERARLERRIRELEGENADLRRGIWHEKRKEMQVGPEGEMYENVDLGGGGPGQGHGQGGGFGQLISSGLSALTGGGHQHHGHHHGHGHQDDGFLDDDDELEFDEEAFRRAQEEEGRKRLERIKEIKRGLKNWEGWRLDLVENRRGGGEGVGVGEIFEV encoded by the exons ATGGCCGACGAAGAAAAGGAACGAGCTGAGAAGCTCGCCgcggccaagaagagg GTCGAGGcaatgaagaagaaggccaaaaaGACGGGCAAGAAAACAAAGGACACTGGCGACGAGAAAGACACCGCGACTGATACCCCCGCAACTGGGACCCCCGAGCCAACCGCCGATGCTgttgctccccctcctcctcctcctcccgcggaagaagaggaagctgtTGACAGCGCTGGCTCCCCGACCTTAAGCGCACCACCGTCGTCACTTGCCCAGGCGTCCAAGGCTCGCTCGACGAGTTTCCGACAGGGGTCGATTTCCCTGGGAAGTGGTgcgggtggtgctgggggttTAGGGCCTCTCAGtcctgggttggggggggaaggtggggagACGGCGATGGATATCTACCGGAAGCAACAAGCAAAAATTGAGGAactggaaaaggaaaaggggaggtgggagaaggaagccaaagagttggagaggaagttggggagggtggaaggtgagcttgaggatttgagggaggctgagggggggaagaatgatgatggggaggcggAAAAGCTCAAGAATGAAATCGAGGGTTTGAAGAGGCAGAATCAGCAGCTCATGGCGCAGAGGAAGGGGcatgggggtgggggtgggagtaTTTCTGTTGCGAGCCCGCCACCAGCTGCTGAGCTGGAGCGGGCGAGGGAGACGATTCAGACgatggagctggagatgggacGGTTGAGGGCgcaggtggagaggttgagcgcggggggtggggagaaCGAGCAGGTGGCTGCGTTGGAGGAGAAACTGGGtagggcggagagggcggcggggttggcgcagagggaggtgggggatttgAAGGTTGCGCTCGAGAGGGTGAGTGAGAAGGTTGTCAAGGAGGGTTCGGCTAGGTCGTCGGCTGAGACGAAGGCGAGccagttggagaaggaggccaaggaggtgagggaagagaaggagaggttggtgaagaaggtggaggggttggagaagaaggttgttACGCTTACTACGTTGCATAAGGAGCACGATGCACGGATGcaggggttgaagagggagaaggagaaattGGAGAAGGAATTAGGGGAGGTTCAGGGGCAattggagaaggtggaggcggagaatTTGAAGCTGAGGAAAAAGGACGCgcaggaggggggaggggatgatgagggtgttgatgagcTGATTGATGAGGAGAGAGCCCGATTAGAAAGGAGGATcagggagctggagggggagaatgcggatttgaggagggggatttggcatgagaagaggaaggagatgcaGGTTGGGCCTGAGGGGGAGATGTATGAGAATGTTGacttggggggagggggaccgGGACAGGGGCACGGgcaggggggtgggtttgggcaGTTGATTAGTAGCGGGTTGAGTGCTCTgactggtggtggccatcaacatcatggGCATCATCACGGACACGGACATCAGGATGATGGGTTTttggacgatgatgatgaactggagtttgatgaggaggcgttTAGGCgggcgcaggaggaggaggggaggaagaggttggagaggatcAAGGAGATTaagagggggttgaagaattgggaggggtggaggttggatttggtggaaaatcggaggggagggggggagggggtgggagtgggagagatATTTGAGGTTTGA